The genomic region TCGTAGAGCGGGCGAAACAGGTCGCAGGCGTGCTGCACGTCGGCCACGGCCAGCTCAGCGTAAATGTCGTCGGCCGATTTGCCTTGCAAGGCCAGAGCCCGAATGGTAGTATCGTAGTCGTCGCTGCCGCCAATGGCTTTCTCGAAAATAGCCGGGTTCGACGTCACGCCACGCAAATCTTCTTCCTTGATGCGCTTTACCAGCTCACCGTTGATGAGGATTTTGCGACGGATGAAGTCTAGCCAGATACTCTGGTCGAATTCGCGGATTTTGTTGAGTGCGTTCATAAGAAATGGGTAGAAGCTGGGGCCAGTGCCCCGACCGGAAACGTGTTAGGACAGTTCGCGGCGCTAAGCTAGGGAAAACCAAATATTCAGGCTAACGGATTTAAAAAGGGAATACCGAAACCGTTGCCAGGTAGGGAGGGGGGAGTAGTTATCATTCTGAAGGGAGTGAAGAATCTGAGGAAAAACGGCTGCTTGTTACTCAGATTCCTCACTCCATTCAGAATGACAGATTACTTCAGCACTTCCTTCTTCTCAATGCCAACGTCATTGCCTTTCAGCAGTTCGCGGGCTTGTTTCACTACGTTGTCTACGCTGAAGCCAAATTCGGCCATCACTTCCTCGCCGGGGCCGGATTCGCCAAAGCGGTTCATGCTGATGGTAGTGCCCTCGTCGGTCACGTACTTGTGCCAGCCAATGGGCGAGCCGGCCTCAATGGCAATGCGCTTGCGCACAGTGGGGGGTAGGACTTGATGCTGGTACTCGGGCTTCTCCAGCTCAAACAGCTCCCACGAGGGCATGCTTACCACGCGCACGGCCACACCTTCCTGGGTTAGTTTTTCCTGGGCTTCCAAGGCTAGCGATACTTCCGAGCCGGTGCCAATCAGAATTAATTCCGGCTGGCCGTTGTCGGCGTCTTTCAGGATGTAGGCGCCTTTGGCCACACCTTCGCGAGCTGAGCCCATCGTTTCTTGATCCAGCACGGGTAGCTTCTGGCGCGACAAGATCAGCGCCACCGGCGTTTCGGCTTGGGTGAGGGCAATGCGCCACGATTCCACGGTTTCGTTTGCGTCGGCGGGGCGCAGCACAATCAGGTTGGGCACCGTGCGCAGGCCAATGATCTGCTCCACCGGCTGGTGGGTAGGGCCGTCTTCGCCTAGGCCAATGCTGTCGTGCGTGAACACGAACGTGGCCGTGGATTGGGCCAGCGCCGTGAGGCGAATGGAGCCGCGCATATAGTCCGAAAAGTTCAGGAAGGTGCCGCCGTAGGGTCGCACGCCACCGTGGCGGGCCATGCCATTAAGGGCGCCGCCCATGGCGTGCTCACGCACCCCAAACCAGATATTGCTATCCTCGTAGCGGCCCGGCTGGAAGCTTTCCTCCCCCTTGGTCGACATGTCGTTGGACGAGGCCAAATCGGCAGAGCCACCAAACAGGTAGGGTACGCTTTTCTTGAGAGCCACGAGGGCTTTGCCCGAGGCCTGGCGGGTAGCCAAAGGACCATCGGCGGGCTTGAACACGGGCAGTTCAGCGTCCCAGCCCTGGGGTAGGTCGTGGCTGAAAGCCGTTTCGAATGCCTGTGCTTCGTTGGAAAATTCCTTCTTATATGCGGCAAATTGCTCGTTCCATTCTTGTTGCAACTGGGCGCCGCGCTGGCCGGGCTCCAGCAGGTGCTGTTTCACCTCCTCAGGCACAAAGAACTTCTCATCTGGATTCCAGCCTAGAAATTCCTTGGTTTTGCGCACGTTATCGGGGCCGAGAGGCGAGCCGTGCGACTTGTTGGTGCCTTCCAATGGCGAGCCGAAGCCGATAATCGTCTTCACGGCAATAATCGATGGGCGGTCCGTTTCGTTTTGTGCTTCGCGGATGGCAGCTTCAATAGCGTCTAGGTCGTTGCCGTCGCCTACTGTCTGGGTGTGCCAGCCATAGGCATCGAAGCGGGCCATCGGGTCTTCGGTGTAGGCGAGGCTAGTAGGGCCATCGAGTGAGATGCTGTTGTCGTCGTACAGGTAAATCATCTTGCCCAGCTTGAGGTGACCCGCCAGCGAGGCAGCCTCTGAAGCAATGCCTTCCATCAGGTCGCCGTCGCTCACCAATACGTAGGTGTAGTGGTCTACCACGGTGTGGCCGGGCTTATTATAGGTAGCAGCCTGGAAAGCTTCCGTCATAGCCATGCCCAGACCGTTGGCAAAGCCCTGGCCCAGCGGGCCGGTGGTTACCTCCACGCCCGCCGTCAGGTTCGACTCGGGGTGGCCGGGCGTTTTGGAGCCCATTTGCCGGAAGCGCTTCAGCTCCGACATCGGCAAATCGTAGCCGTAGAGGTGCAACAGGCTGTAGAGCAGCGCCGAGCCGTGTCCCGCCGACAAAATAAACCGGTCGCGGTTAGGCCACTCCGGGTCTTGGGGATTGAAGCGCAGGAAGCGCGACCACAGCACGTAGGTCATCGGGGCAGCGCCCAGCGGCAAGCCGGGGTGGCCGGAATTGGCCTCCTGCACCATATCAACGGATAACAGACGTAGGGTGTTGACGCTCAGCTGGTCCAGGGATTGTTGGTTTTCGGGCATGATATGGAAAGATTGAAAGAAGTTGAGGTGCGAAAGCAAAACAAAAAAGGCTGCCGACACAGCACGCGGCAACCGGTACGCCAAAGCCTACCATTCTTGGTTTACGGAAAAAGTGGGGTAAACGATAAATAAAAACCACACGCCCACCCAAAACACGCGACCAGAAAACCAGATTCACCGTTATACCTTTGCGTATATAGCGCTCGGCAGTTGGCATGCCGTCGCTCTTTTGATTTCTCTTTTACACTATGCCCCGTTTCCGTTTCCTGCTTTCTATAGTGCTCTTGCTACTCGGTAGCGCAGGGGCGATGCCGCCTAGCCCGGTAGCCCCGCCGCCGCTCACCATTGCCGCCGCCTCCGATTTGCAATACGTGATGGATTCCCTGCTCACCATCTACCGTCGCCAGCACCCACAACAGCAAGTGAAAGTAGTGTATGGCTCCTCGGGTAAGTTTTACCAGCAGCTCAGCCACGGCGCGCCATTCGATATTTACTTTTCTGCCGACAGCAACTACCCTCAAAAACTGCATCAAGAGGGCCTTACGGCCCGCGCCCCCCAGCGCTATGCTACCGGCCGGCTGGTGGTGTGGAGCAAAAAGTTCGACCCACGCACGCAGGGCATGAACACCTTGTTGAACCCGGCTATTCGTAAAATTGCCGTGGCCAACCCCGCCCACGCGCCCTACGGCCAGAAAGCCCAAGAGGCCCTGCAACACTACAACCTCTACAACCAACTGAAACCGCGCCTAGTGTTGGGCGAGAACATCAGCCAAACGGCTCAGTATGCCACTACTGGCGCCGCCGAAGCGGGGCTACTGGCGTTGTCGTTGGCCCGCAGCCCACAGCTACGCCGGCAGGGGCACTACTATCTTATTCCCGCCAATGCGCACACGCCCTTGGAACAAGCCTTCGTGGTAATGAAGCGCGCCGCCGGCAATTCGGCGGCAGCTTCGTTCACGGCATTTATCAGCAGTGCTCCAGCTAAAGCGGCGCTGAAGCGGTATGGGTTTGAGTAGGGTAGGGCGGAAATCCCAAACGTTTGTCATCCTGAGCGGAGCGAAGGACCTTATGCCTGCCGAACGATTAACGTAATAACGACTCCGTTCTGCGGGCAGAAGGTCCTTCGCCGCGCTCAGGGTGACAGATTAGCGACGCACCGCAAAATTGCTACTATTCAACCCTATCCCCTTGTCCGACTTCTCCCAAACCTTACTGCTCACTGCCAAGCTGGCCGCCCTTACTACCCTGCTGCTGTTGCTGCTAGGCGTGCCGCTGGCGTACTGGTTAGCGTATGCGCGCTTTCGGGGAAAGGCGTTGGTGGAGGCGCTGGTGAGTTTGCCGCTGGTGTTGCCGCCCACGGTTATTGGGTTTTACCTGCTGCTGGCTTTTAGTGCCGATAGCGGGGTGGGACGCTTTCTGGTGCACACGTTGGGGCTGGAGCTGAACTTCACGTTTGGCGGCATTCTGATTGGGTCGCTGGTGTACAGCCTGCCCTTTATGGTGCAGCCGGTGCAGGCAGCTTTGCACAATTTACCCCGCTCGCTAAGCGAAGCGGCATACACGCTGGGCAAGTCGCGGCTGACGACCTTGTGGCGGGTGCTGCTGCCCAACATCCGGCCGGCCCTGCTCAGCGCCGCAGTGCTGACGTTTGCGCATACCGTGGGCGAGTTTGGAGTGGTGCTGATGATTGGCGGCAACATTCCGGGCCAAACGCGGGTTGCTTCCATCGCCATCTACGACGCCGCCGAAAGCCTCGATTACGCCCGCGCCAACCACTACGCGCTGGTGCTGGTGGGGCTGTCCTTTGCGGGGCTGCTGTTGCTGGCTACTTTCACCAAACGCTCTGCCGGCCGCCTGCTGTGATTGACTTGCACCTCACCAAACCCCTGCAAACTGCGCATGGCCCAGGACTACTGGACGTGCGCCTGACAGTGGCGCCCGGCGAGCTGGTGGCGGTATACGGCGCCTCGGGCGCCGGCAAAACCACGCTGCTGCGCCTGCTGTCAGGCCTGAGCCGACCGGCCAGCGGCCACCTACGGGTAGGTGAGGAGACATGGTACGACCAGCCCCGCAGTATCTGGCTGCCACCCCAGCGCCGCAGCATCGGGTTTGTGTTTCAAGACTACGCGCTGTTTCCGAATATGACGGTGCGCCAGAACCTGGAGTTTGCCCTACCTGATGGGTCGGACAAAGCGCTAGTGGATGAATTGCTGGAGCTGATGGACCTGGGCGAGCTGGCCCGACAACGGCCGCAGCAGCTGTCAGGAGGGCAACAGCAGCGTGTGGCTCTGGCGCGGGCGCTGGCCCGGCAGCCCCGCTTGCTCCTACTCGATGAACCCCTGGCCGCTCTTGATGTGCCTACCCGCTTGCGCCTGCAACAGGCGCTGGCCGCGGCCCACCAGCGTTTCCAGCTCACTACCCTGCTCGTCAGCCACGACTACGCCGAAATTGCCCGCCTGGCTACTCGCGCCGTAGAGCTGGAGGGGGGTAGGGTGGTACGCGATGGTACGCCCGCGGAGGTGCTGCCCCGCGCTGAAGTAACACCTGCCTTCCGGCTGATCGGCACTGTAGTGGCTGCCGAGCGTTCTGCCACTGGCCAAACCTTGCGTGTGCGGGTAGGCGAGGAGGTAATGAGCGTAGAGGTAACTACCGCCACGCCCTACCAGCCGGGCGATACGCTGGTGCTGGCGGGCAGCGTGGAAAGAGGGTAAACGGATAGGTAGGTCTGCGAGGCATGGTTGTTTGAATAATGGCGAAACTCAACTGTAGAGCGGCGCGTTGTTTACTCACCATTTATTACTTCCTGCCTCGTGCCCGAACTACCCGAAGTCGAAACCTACCGCCGATTCCTCGACGACCTTATTCTACATCAATCCATTACAGCGGTAGAGGTGCGCGACGCCCACGTGCTCACCACCGACGAGGACACGCTGCGGCGCTACCTGGTGGGTAGGCAGGTGACGGCCACGCGCCGCTTGGGCAAAAACTGTTTCCTCGAACTCGACAATGACACTGTGCTGGCGCTGCACTTTGGCATGACTGGCGACGTGGGCGCCTATCGAGACGACCCCGACGCGCCGCGCTTCACCCGTGTAGCTCTGCACTTGGCCGACGGCATGCGCATCGCCTTCGTAGACCCGCGCAAGTTTGGTCGCATCCGCCTAGCTGGGAGTGTGGCCGAGTATCAGAAGCTGAAAAAGCTGGGTCCCGACGCCCTCGATATCACCTGGGAGCAACTGCAAGCGGCGCTCGGCAAGAAGAAAACCCTGCTAAAGCCCGCTCTACTCGACCAGCGCATCACTGCCGGCCTCGGCAACTGGATTGTAGATGAGGTGCTGTTTCAAGCCAAAATCAACCCCGAACGGCTGTGCAATACGCTTACCGAGAAGGAGTTTAAAGCCCTGCACGCTGCTATTCAACTTGTGCTGAAAACGGCCATTCAGCACGAAGCTACGTACCGCCATTTTCCGGCGTCGTTCCTGATTCACGCCCGCGAGTGGGACGACTCGGCCACGCCGGGTACCGACAAGCACCGGTTTTGTCCGCGCCACCCACGCACTGAAATCGAGAAGAAATACGTGGGCGGCCGGGCCACCTACTACTGCCCCAAGTGTCAGCCGGTGCCCGTTACGGTCCACGAAAAACCGGATGCCAGCGAAACTTCATAAGGGTAGTACAAGCGCAAGACGTAAAGCAAAGCCTCGATTTTGGCAAGTGCAACGCAAAAGCGCCAACCGCATGCGGTTGGCGCTTTGTTTTGGGTGATACTAGGTCCTCCTACCCTACGAGGGGTCGGTGAGCATGGCTACCAAGCGGCCGTTGGGGTTGTACACTGCCCCAGAGGTATCGATGTATAGGCGGCGCTGCTTGGAATCGACTAGAATCAGCGGGAAATCTTCGTCGTCGGAACGGGTGATATGGCCCACTACCTCGGCCGAGCGGGTGCCGGGCTCCACGTGCACTACATTCAGGTGGTTGGTGAGGTAAAACGGTTCATCCGGCGCATCGCGGAAGGTGAGCTTACCCACAATGGAAAGACGGCTGGACACGTTGCGAGCCACAGCGGGCGCCGTCGTCTGCGGCCGCAGCACAGCAGGAGCCGCCGATGGAGCCGCTACTTTGGAGCTAGCCGCAATCTGGGTGTTCGACTGCTGCCAACCCCGGCTGATGGCTGCCAGGCGTTGGGTGCGGCCGGGATGGGTAGCCGAGCCATACTCGTCTGATACTACCGCCATAGCGGCCTGGGCTTGGGCCAGGCTGGCGCCCATCTTGCGCAATACAAAGCCCGAAAACTCATCGGCTTCCAGCTCGTCGGCGGGGTTGGAGCCGCGGCCGGTGAGGGTGTGGCCATTGAGGTGGTGCCCCATCTCGTGGGCCAGAATGCTAGTGCCAGCCCAGTCGGTGCGGCCAGCACGGTTCACGGCCGCCACAAACTGCGGATTATACAACAAATAGCGCTGGCCGTTGTACACTACAGCCGCCGCATTCTCAACCTCCGACGTGGCTTGCAACTCGAAGCGGGGCTTCAAGCCTACCACCGAAGTGATATCGCGCAGCACGTCGCGCTGACCCGTAGACGTTTGAGCGTAGGAACTGGTGGTCAACAATACCCCCAGGACTAGGAACAGACCCGCCAGACGGCGGAAAGCAGGGTAGAGCATAGAGGTAAATTCTGAATGGATGAGGACAGAAGCCGGACAAGACATCAAAAAATCCTACTCGATGCGCAGTATCGGCCTTTGTCTATACAACGTCAAACCACACCTATTTCGTTTACTTTACTTGACGCGAGCGATGATTTTTTAGTGAAAAATATGCATTTCGTGTGTAGGTCAAGTCCCTTGGGCTGACACCTTGTTGCCTATTGCCACAGGAAAATACACCGGTGTGCATCGACGAGAACTGCCATGCATCGCAACCAAAGCATTTCTCGTTAAGCTTGTGCGCCTACACTACGTATATTTGGCCGTGTTTATTCGTTGCTGCTATGCTTCGCTCAGCTTATTATGTTCCCGCTCGCTGCCCGATTGGGGCGCGGTAAGTAGAGCGTAGCTGCTGATGCAGCTAGAATACCTGCATCAGCGACTCTTGCTGATGCAGACCCAACGCTTTTCTACTGTATGTCTACTGCTACTTCTAATCCTACCTTCGAGCGCCTGCAAACGGCTGTAGACGCTGCCGGCATGGGTACTTGGGATTTCAACCCGCTTACCGGCAGTCTGGTATGGTCGGCGCGCTGTAAGGAGATTTTTGGATTCTCAGCCGACCAAGACGTTACGTACGAGCAATTCCTGGATGGCGTGCACCCAGACGACCGTGCCGCCACGCAGACAGCCGTCACGCAGGCCCTGGACCCGGCCGGGTCGGGCTCTTATGCCATTGACTATCGTACGCGCTGGAACGAGCCAGACATGCCACCCCGCTGGGCCCACGCCACTGGGCGCGCGTTTTTCAACCCGGAACGGACGCAGGCACAGCGTTTCATCGGCACCATTGCCGATATAACAGCTCAGAAAGACACGCACGAGCTAGCGCGCCAGCGCGAGGCCGATTTGGCTACTATGGCGAACAGCATAGCGCAGCTCGCTTGGATTGCCGACGGGGAGGGCAACGTGACGTGGTACAACCAGCGGTGGTACGACTACACCGGCACTACCCTGGAGCAGTCTAAGGGTCAGAACTGGCAGCAAGTGCACCACCCCGATTATGTGCAAGGAGTGGTAGAACGGCTGCAACAGGCCTTTGCCGCCGGCGAGGCGTGGGAAGATACCTTCCCGCTGCGCGGGCAGGATGGCACGTACCGTTGGTTTCTCTCGCGGGCTGTGCCCCTGCGCAATCCACTGGGCGACATACTGCGCTGGTTTGGTACCAATACCGACGTAACCCAGATGCGTCAGTTGCAGGAGCAACTTTCGCAGGCCTATGAAGATCTGGAAGTGAAGGTGGCTTTCCGGAATTTAGCCCTGGAGCACGAAGTGCAGCAGCTACGGGCACAGCTGGCTCTGCTTACGCCATCTACAACTTCCACCGAAGGCAATACACTCGTGTAAGCGTACGAAGGCAGACAACTGCATCAGCCACTAAACAGAAACGGGGCGCTCCTATTAGGAGCGCCCCGTTTCTGTTTAGTAACAGCTAGCGTAGTTATAAGCGTACGCCAATGCCTGGCCCAAACAGGAAAAACAACTTACCGCTGTTCACCAAGTAGCCCCCGCCGAGGTAGAGCGGGAAGGTGAGCTTAGCGTCGCTACGGGTAGGGTAAACCGAGCCCAATACCACAATGCCCAGGTCACGGTTGGCATTGTTTGTCTGGCTGAGGTTGAAGGCATTCAGCGCCACAAAGCCTGCCCCTACCTTGTAGGGCCGCGGCTTGTTAATCTTGTTGGGGTTGTAGAAAGTAAGCTGGGCTAGCGTAGCCAGGCTAATACCGCTAAAAGCTGTGTAATTGTTGTTTTCGCCAGTGCCATTGAGCTGCTTGGTAAGCAGGCCGGCTGGAAAGCTGATGTCGATGTCAAACTTCACTTTGCGCTGCAACACGAGGTCCAGCGTTTGAGAGTAGCCTTTGTCGCCGTATTGGCCGGCTTGGTGCTGCACGGTCACATAGATATGCGCCCAGTCGTCGAGGTCATAGGTTTTGCGCGAGAGCAAGCTATTTAGGTTGATATTACCTACTTGGCACTGTGGGTCGCGGTAGAAAGCGGCGCGCACCGAGTTGTCGCCGGGGCACACCACCACGTTTTCGATGGTGCGCATCTCAATCAGGTTGCCCTTGGCATCCTGCGTTCTAACCTGAAACGTGAGGTATTGCTTGCCATACAGCTGCTGCTCCGAGTCGATGGCGTTGGCGTCGAAGGAGAACACCACGTCGCGGACGGTGCGGGGGTAGAGGATGGGGCCGTTGAGAGTCGTAACGGGGCGGGCAGCCTCCCCAAAAGTCACCTTCACAAAATCCAGCGGGTGGGGGCGCTGAAACTCGCGCACGTTGAGGCCCTGCCCCGTGTTCTGGCTGCCGTTGTAAATCGCCACGCGCTTCTTATCAATGCCAATGGGCACCTGCAAACGGTAAATCACCGCCGACTCGGAGCGCACCGACGAATCGGAAGGCACCACGTGTACGTCCTCGAAGCGGAACGGCGCCTTCAGCAGCGACTCCCCCTCCAGGCGCACGTCTACCGTCTCGCCAGGATTTACATTCGTATTAGAGGTCCAGTCGCCACCACGGTGGCGCACGCTCACGGCGTTGATGGTGGTTTTGGGCGAGATATTGAAGTTGGTGATGTACTTAGGCTGGTCGCCGTCTTTGATGTAGAGGTAGCTATCCGTTTGGCGGTGGGTGTTGTACACGCGCAGCCAGCACAGCACCCGGTCGTTGGAGAGGTACTGGCGCGTGAAGATTTCAGCAATGAGCGCCCCGCCAGCTTCTTCCTGATCTTCTACCCGGTAGGTGTGCTTGAGGTCGAAGGTGCGGCCGTTGTCGAGGATGATTTCCACGCCTTTGCGGCGTGAGCTTTCGTCCAGCGTAATTTCCTTTTTATCAACGCTTAGAAAGCGTAAACGGCTGCTCTTTACCGTGAATTCCTGCCGAATAGGGGGCAGGGAATAACTCAGTTTGCGGCCATTTTCAATCAGGAAGGGCCGCTCGGTTTGCATGCGTAGCGTGATGCTGCGCGTACCTGTTACGTTGGGCAGCACGTGCAGCTTCAGGCCGCCGTTTTCTTGGGCCACGCGGTAGTCGATGTCCTGGCCGTGGGTCCACTCGCCGGTGGCACGCACGTTTTTTACGTTGTTGCTGGTCAGGTCAAACACCTTTTCTTCGCCCACAAACAGCTCCGTATCAGTGACGCGAAAGTCGAGCGAGGTGCGCGTGACGGGCAGCAACTGCACCGTTTGGGTGAACTGCGGGCCGCGCAGGCTGTCGAGGTTAGGCTGGGCAAAGGTGAGGCTGAGGTAGCGCACCCCCGTTAGGCCCTTAAAGCGGATTTTGGTGCGGTAGTACTCGTTGTTGACTGGCGTGAGCGAATCCAGCTGCTGAAAATCGGCAGAGCGCACCAGGCGCAGCGGCGCGCTGGGGTTCATGCGCACGGGGTAGGCCATAATCTCGGCCGTTTCGTCTTCCTGGCGGTAGTAGAAATACAGGTTCAGCTCGCCCTGCACATTAATCATGTTGCGGCTGAGGGCGTAGTTGGTGGTATCGGTGCGCAGCAGCAGCTCGCGCAGCAGCGTGGCGCTACGGGTGGCCGCAGGACTAACGGCTGTGGGGGCCGGTGCCTGGTTAGTGCGATAAGCAGGCGCAGGGGTAGCAGCCGGCACATCTGGCGCCGGAGCAGGACTGGTAGGCTGCTGCGCCCAGCTAATGGAGGGAGACAGCCACAACAGCACGAAAAACGATAACCAACCTGTGCCCTGCAGGGCACGACGCAAGGTAGAGGGCAATAGCACGGGCAGCAAAAAAGAAGCGGACAAACGAAGCAAGCGCCGAAGCGCAAGCAAAGGTAGGGCCACGAGGCCGATTCACGCAGAAATTTCGGTGCGCCTACCCTGCATTCGCCGGCCTGATATGGGTAGGACGACTTGCCCGCCAAGCCGATTTACAGTTTTTATCCGGGTAGGTCGGCCCGTCGGCTACAACCTTATTCTGCAACTTTTGGCCGGCCAGCAAAGCAAAGCCAAACGGACTGTTATGGAGCAGATAGGGAACATTACACCACCCCGGGGAGGTACGCAGAGTATGTGAATAGTACTATTGGTATAGAACAATAGCTCAGCGGTAGTAAATTGATTATCAATAACTTGATTGAGGTGTGGCCGTAAGAACGGACATATCATTTCAAACTTGATTTGGGTGAGAGCCCACGACCCATGCCTACCGATGAGCTTGCCAATCAACCACCGCATTCTTCGGCCAAAATTCTGGTGCTAGAGGAGCGGGCAGTCATTCACCGCGACGTAGTGGAGAGTGGCCGGGTACGCATTTCTAAAACTGTGCACGAGCATCAGGAAGAAGTAGATGTGATACTGCGCCACGAGGAAGTGCAGGTACAGCGCGTGGCCGTCAATGAGTTTGTGGCCGATGGGGTGGCGCCGCCTACCCCGCGCTACGAAGGCAGCACCCTGATTGTGCCAGTGGTGCGCGAAATCGTGATGAAGCGCCTGCTGATTGTGGAAGAACTGCACATTCTAAAGCAGCAAGTGGAAACGCACGAAACAGAAACTGTGACACTTCGCCGTGAAGAAGTGCACGTAGAGCGCCACCCAACCACTGAAGCAGATACGCCTTCGACAGATCAATAATTTTCACCTAACTCTATTACACCACTACACCCCAGCCTTTAACCCCTAAAACAATGACTCAGACCGTAATTGGAATGTTCGATACTGCCGCTCAGGCGCAATCTGCCGCTCAGCAACTTGCCGCCGCCGGCTTTAGCCTAGACCACGTGGATGTGGCCTCGCGCAATGATGACGACAACGCTACTGCCAACCGCGGCCGTTACCGCAATACCAACCATACTGAAGAAAGCACCAGCGACAGCGTCAGCGACTTTTTCAGCAACCTGTTCGGCGGTGATGACGATGACGACACTGCCCGTCGCTATGCTCATGCTGCCCGCGAAAGTGGCTCGCTGGTGACGGTGCACGCCCACTCGGCCGAAAACGCCCATCAAGCCGCCGAAATCCTGGACCGCTGCGGGGCCATCGACGTGAACGAGCGCGCCGAGCAATCGGGCTATAAGAACCAGGCGGCCACCGCCAATACAACCAATACCAATGCTGTTGCCAATACTACTGAAGGTGAAGTGTCGGCTAAGGTAATCGAGGAAAACTTGCAGGTAGGCAAGCGCGTGGAGCAAACTGGCGGTGCCCGTCTGCACAGCCGCATTATTGAGCGCCCGGTAGAAGCCAGCGTCCGTCTGCGGGAAGAACATGTGCACGTAGACCGCAAGCCCGTAGACCGCCCTGCTACCGAAGCCGATTTTGAGGCGTTTAAGGAGGGCGACATCGAAATAACGGAAAGCGCTGAGCGCGCCGTGGTGGGCAAAGAAGCCCGCGTGGTAGAAGAAGTGACGCTGGGTAAAGAAGTGACTGAGCGCGAAGAAACCGTGCATGATACCGTGCGCAAGACGGAAGTGGATGTGGAAAACCTGAGCGACCGTTCGGCCAACGACCCACGCCGCCAGAGCTAAGCTTATTTGTTTGCATACACCTTGTAGAAAAGACGGCTGCCTACAGCCGTCTTTTTTATTGCGCCTACTCCACAATGCCTGTTTTGCTAGCACAAGAGCAGTGGGCCGCGTAACCCAACACTACCCGGTGGGGTATTAGAAAAGCACCAGTAGCCCGCCATAGTGGCCGGGCCCTTCCTTTTTCCTCCTTCCGAATGACCACACTTCCCCCTACCTCCCGCACCCATACCTACAACATGGGACTAATTGGCAACTGCGCCTTCCTAGGCTTGATTGGTACTGACACGGCCGTGCGTTGGCTGTGCTGGCCCCGTTTCGACAGTAGCTTCGTATTTGGTAGTCTGCTCGATTCCCAAAAAGGAGGGGAATATAGTATTCGGCCCGCCGAAGGGGAGTTTCGGAGCAATCAATACTATCTCGACAACACCAACGTGCTGTGCACCGAGATAGAAACGCACGACGGTCGGTACCGCGTCACGGATTTTGCCCCGCGCTTTGGGCAGTACGAACGCAACTACAAGCCCCTGATGTTTGTGCGCAAGGTAGAGCCGTTGCAGGGTACGCCCCGCGTGCGCGTGCGTTGCCGGCCAGTAGGGCAGTACGGCGAGCAGGTGCTCAACCGCCGCCGCAGCTCCAACCACATTGCGTTTCTGGGCTTGGAAGAAGAAGTGCGCCTGACCACCAATATTCCGCTCACGTACGTGCTCGAAGACGAGGATTTTGTCCTGAACGACACGTTCTA from Hymenobacter aerilatus harbors:
- a CDS encoding ATP-binding cassette domain-containing protein, which gives rise to MIDLHLTKPLQTAHGPGLLDVRLTVAPGELVAVYGASGAGKTTLLRLLSGLSRPASGHLRVGEETWYDQPRSIWLPPQRRSIGFVFQDYALFPNMTVRQNLEFALPDGSDKALVDELLELMDLGELARQRPQQLSGGQQQRVALARALARQPRLLLLDEPLAALDVPTRLRLQQALAAAHQRFQLTTLLVSHDYAEIARLATRAVELEGGRVVRDGTPAEVLPRAEVTPAFRLIGTVVAAERSATGQTLRVRVGEEVMSVEVTTATPYQPGDTLVLAGSVERG
- the modB gene encoding molybdate ABC transporter permease subunit, producing the protein MSDFSQTLLLTAKLAALTTLLLLLLGVPLAYWLAYARFRGKALVEALVSLPLVLPPTVIGFYLLLAFSADSGVGRFLVHTLGLELNFTFGGILIGSLVYSLPFMVQPVQAALHNLPRSLSEAAYTLGKSRLTTLWRVLLPNIRPALLSAAVLTFAHTVGEFGVVLMIGGNIPGQTRVASIAIYDAAESLDYARANHYALVLVGLSFAGLLLLATFTKRSAGRLL
- a CDS encoding membrane-binding protein, yielding MLYPAFRRLAGLFLVLGVLLTTSSYAQTSTGQRDVLRDITSVVGLKPRFELQATSEVENAAAVVYNGQRYLLYNPQFVAAVNRAGRTDWAGTSILAHEMGHHLNGHTLTGRGSNPADELEADEFSGFVLRKMGASLAQAQAAMAVVSDEYGSATHPGRTQRLAAISRGWQQSNTQIAASSKVAAPSAAPAVLRPQTTAPAVARNVSSRLSIVGKLTFRDAPDEPFYLTNHLNVVHVEPGTRSAEVVGHITRSDDEDFPLILVDSKQRRLYIDTSGAVYNPNGRLVAMLTDPS
- the tkt gene encoding transketolase; this translates as MPENQQSLDQLSVNTLRLLSVDMVQEANSGHPGLPLGAAPMTYVLWSRFLRFNPQDPEWPNRDRFILSAGHGSALLYSLLHLYGYDLPMSELKRFRQMGSKTPGHPESNLTAGVEVTTGPLGQGFANGLGMAMTEAFQAATYNKPGHTVVDHYTYVLVSDGDLMEGIASEAASLAGHLKLGKMIYLYDDNSISLDGPTSLAYTEDPMARFDAYGWHTQTVGDGNDLDAIEAAIREAQNETDRPSIIAVKTIIGFGSPLEGTNKSHGSPLGPDNVRKTKEFLGWNPDEKFFVPEEVKQHLLEPGQRGAQLQQEWNEQFAAYKKEFSNEAQAFETAFSHDLPQGWDAELPVFKPADGPLATRQASGKALVALKKSVPYLFGGSADLASSNDMSTKGEESFQPGRYEDSNIWFGVREHAMGGALNGMARHGGVRPYGGTFLNFSDYMRGSIRLTALAQSTATFVFTHDSIGLGEDGPTHQPVEQIIGLRTVPNLIVLRPADANETVESWRIALTQAETPVALILSRQKLPVLDQETMGSAREGVAKGAYILKDADNGQPELILIGTGSEVSLALEAQEKLTQEGVAVRVVSMPSWELFELEKPEYQHQVLPPTVRKRIAIEAGSPIGWHKYVTDEGTTISMNRFGESGPGEEVMAEFGFSVDNVVKQARELLKGNDVGIEKKEVLK
- the mutM gene encoding DNA-formamidopyrimidine glycosylase encodes the protein MPELPEVETYRRFLDDLILHQSITAVEVRDAHVLTTDEDTLRRYLVGRQVTATRRLGKNCFLELDNDTVLALHFGMTGDVGAYRDDPDAPRFTRVALHLADGMRIAFVDPRKFGRIRLAGSVAEYQKLKKLGPDALDITWEQLQAALGKKKTLLKPALLDQRITAGLGNWIVDEVLFQAKINPERLCNTLTEKEFKALHAAIQLVLKTAIQHEATYRHFPASFLIHAREWDDSATPGTDKHRFCPRHPRTEIEKKYVGGRATYYCPKCQPVPVTVHEKPDASETS
- the modA gene encoding molybdate ABC transporter substrate-binding protein, which codes for MPRFRFLLSIVLLLLGSAGAMPPSPVAPPPLTIAAASDLQYVMDSLLTIYRRQHPQQQVKVVYGSSGKFYQQLSHGAPFDIYFSADSNYPQKLHQEGLTARAPQRYATGRLVVWSKKFDPRTQGMNTLLNPAIRKIAVANPAHAPYGQKAQEALQHYNLYNQLKPRLVLGENISQTAQYATTGAAEAGLLALSLARSPQLRRQGHYYLIPANAHTPLEQAFVVMKRAAGNSAAASFTAFISSAPAKAALKRYGFE